One Zeugodacus cucurbitae isolate PBARC_wt_2022May chromosome 3, idZeuCucr1.2, whole genome shotgun sequence genomic region harbors:
- the LOC105216169 gene encoding protein obstructor-E isoform X2 — protein sequence MFKILLSATLCVAMFGSLAHAAARSCPEPNGRFADDEQCDAYLECKEGVGEEKLCPDGLLFNQRTKTTGDCTYLPFTTCKERLRLQPANGTAECPRQFGFYNNGDPKNCGVYKNCAHGEATLTKCPEGLAFNVASYQCDWPDLVAECDAEAFLGFQCPPPEIVDGVEKEVDTSPEGELRYYRHPKTCKKYFVCVNGHPRLYNCGKYLAFNVETKLCDFYTHVPECYALLKEKKLAAAAKQA from the coding sequence CTCACGCCGCCGCCCGCTCTTGCCCCGAACCGAACGGTCGCTTCGCCGATGATGAACAATGTGATGCCTATCTGGAATGCAAAGAAGGTGTCGGCGAGGAGAAACTGTGTCCCGATGGCCTGCTCTTCAATCAACGCACCAAAACCACTGGCGACTGCACATACTTACCATTCACAACGTGTAAGGAACGCTTACGCCTGCAGCCAGCCAACGGTACCGCCGAATGTCCACGTCAGTTTGGTTTCTATAATAACGGTGATCCAAAAAATTGCGGTGTCTACAAGAATTGTGCACATGGTGAAGCTACACTGACAAAATGTCCCGAAGGCTTGGCCTTCAATGTGGCGTCCTATCAGTGTGATTGGCCCGATCTAGTTGCTGAGTGTGATGCTGAGgctttcctcggcttccaatGCCCACCACCAGAGATTGTCGATGGTGTGGAGAAGGAAGTCGACACCAGTCCCGAGGGTGAGCTACGCTATTACCGTCATCCCAAAACATGCAAGAAATATTTCGTCTGTGTCAATGGTCATCCTCGTCTCTACAATTGCGGTAAATATTTGGCTTTCAATGTGGAAACGAAATTATGCGATTTCTACACCCATGTGCCGGAGTGCTATGCGCTTTTGAAGGAGAAGAAATTGGCCGCTGCCGCCAAACAGGCTTAA
- the LOC105216169 gene encoding protein obstructor-E isoform X1 encodes MFKILLSATLCVAMFGSLAHAQCQQPNGTQAVSGSCDAYIECRNGVAEEKICPDGLLYNPKSSGYPCGYPIDVECSQGQARIQPAQPTDECPHQFGYYGMGDSHNCGKFKNCASGRGFVFDCPDGLAWNKETYKCDWPDQVADCDAEAFLGFKCPPPKPSPRGEFIGEPEQEYEFYPSSDNCQVYFICIEGRPRRIGCDEASAFNPETQSCDDIDNVPTCSAEIKQRGQEIKNARLSAKTAAAAKRRI; translated from the coding sequence CTCATGCACAATGTCAACAACCCAACGGTACACAAGCGGTCTCGGGCTCATGTGATGCCTACATCGAATGCAGGAATGGTGTGGCCGAAGAGAAAATCTGTCCCGACGGTCTGCTGTACAATCCCAAATCTTCTGGTTATCCCTGCGGCTACCCCATCGATGTAGAGTGCTCACAGGGCCAAGCACGCATACAGCCAGCGCAACCAACTGACGAGTGCCCACATCAATTCGGTTACTATGGCATGGGTGATTCACACAATTGTGGTAAATTTAAGAATTGCGCTTCCGGTCGTGGCTTCGTCTTCGACTGTCCCGACGGTTTGGCTTGGAATAAGGAAACCTACAAATGCGATTGGCCCGATCAAGTAGCCGACTGTGATGCCGAGGCTTTCTTGGGCTTCAAGTGCCCACCACCAAAACCATCACCACGTGGCGAATTTATCGGTGAACCCGAACAAGAATACGAATTCTACCCATCCAGCGATAATTGTCAAGTGTATTTCATCTGTATCGAGGGTCGTCCACGTCGCATTGGTTGTGATGAAGCCAGCGCTTTCAATCCCGAAACTCAATCTTGTGATGATATCGACAATGTGCCCACTTGCAGCGCAGAAATCAAACAACGTGGTCAGGAGATTAAGAATGCGCGTCTCTCAGCGAAGACAGCTGCAGCAGCGAAGAGGAGAATCTAA